A genomic region of Elaeis guineensis isolate ETL-2024a chromosome 9, EG11, whole genome shotgun sequence contains the following coding sequences:
- the LOC105051885 gene encoding uncharacterized protein produces MELGASGMFVPAQTVGTVLCCICGVTMAPNPTNMCVRCLRSRVDITEGLPRHGAVVHCPECRSYLHPPRTWVRADLESKELLVFCLRRLKPLTRHVRLVHAEFVWTEPHSKRLRLKLRVQRETVHGAILEQSHLVELTVHDQLCPACSRAQANPDQWSAAVQLRQHVAHRRTFFFLEQLILRHGAAIRALRISEADRGLDFFFGSRSHAVKFVEFISGVVPVRSRSDKQLVSHDPKSNIYNYKHTFSVEICPICREDLVCLPPKVAQALGNLGPLVICTKISDSVALLDPFTLRSAFLDASQYWRAPFKALLSSRQLVEYIVLDIEVESSEVTVGGSRYSLAYAQVARLSDFGKNDNIFTVRTHLGQLLNPGDYALGYDLYGANSGDLEIDLPDVVLIKKSYEEKRRNRSGKARPWKLKSLNMDVDNTSKGRADEEKRNIEYEEFLRDLEENPELRFNISLYRNKDYQPSEMASTAGGDDVPSMPLEDLLADLELSDGEEENDDAGSMME; encoded by the coding sequence ATGGAGCTGGGAGCTTCGGGGATGTTCGTGCCGGCACAGACGGTGGGGACGGTGCTGTGCTGCATCTGCGGCGTTACGATGGCCCCCAACCCGACCAACATGTGCGTGCGCTGCCTCCGCTCCCGCGTCGACATCACCGAGGGCCTCCCCCGCCACGGTGCCGTCGTTCACTGCCCCGAGTGTCGCAGCTACCTCCATCCCCCGCGCACCTGGGTCCGCGCCGACCTCGAGTCCAAGGAACTCCTCGTTTTCTGCCTCCGCCGCCTCAAGCCCCTCACCCGTCACGTCCGCCTCGTCCACGCCGAGTTCGTCTGGACCGAGCCCCACTCCAAGCGCCTCCGCCTCAAGCTCCGCGTCCAGCGCGAGACCGTCCACGGCGCCATCCTCGAGCAGTCCCACCTCGTCGAGCTCACCGTCCACGACCAGCTCTGCCCCGCCTGCTCCCGCGCCCAGGCCAACCCCGACCAGTGGTCCGCCGCCGTCCAGCTCCGCCAGCATGTCGCCCACCGCCGCACCTTCTTCTTCCTCGAGCAGCTCATCCTCCGCCACGGCGCCGCCATCCGCGCCCTCCGTATCTCAGAGGCCGACCGTGGTCTCGACTTCTTTTTCGGTAGCCGTTCTCACGCCGTCAAGTTCGTCGAGTTCATCTCCGGCGTCGTCCCTGTCCGCTCCCGCTCCGATAAGCAGCTCGTCTCCCACGATCCCAAGAGCAACATCTACAACTACAAGCATACCTTCTCCGTCGAGATCTGCCCCATCTGCCGCGAGGACCTCGTCTGTCTCCCTCCCAAAGTCGCCCAAGCCCTCGGCAACCTCGGCCCCCTCGTCATCTGCACCAAGATCTCCGACTCCGTTGCCCTCCTCGACCCCTTTACCCTCCGCTCTGCCTTTCTCGATGCCAGCCAGTACTGGCGGGCCCCCTTCAAAGCCCTGCTTTCCAGCCGCCAGCTCGTCGAGTACATCGTGCTCGACATCGAGGTGGAGTCCTCGGAGGTCACCGTCGGGGGATCGAGGTACTCTCTGGCTTATGCCCAGGTGGCCCGGCTGTCGGATTTCGGAAAGAACGACAACATCTTCACTGTCCGGACCCATCTCGGCCAGCTCTTGAATCCCGGCGATTATGCCCTAGGTTATGACCTCTATGGGGCCAATAGCGGCGATCTCGAGATTGACCTGCCAGATGTTGTTCTGATAAAGAAGAGCTACGAGGAGAAGCGCCGCAACAGAAGTGGAAAGGCTCGACCTTGGAAACTCAAGAGCTTGAACATGGACGTGGACAATACCTCCAAGGGCAGAGCTGACGAAGAGAAGAGGAATATCGAGTACGAGGAGTTCTTAAGGGACTTGGAGGAGAACCCTGAGCTGAGGTTTAATATCTCATTGTACCGCAACAAAGATTATCAGCCATCGGAGATGGCATCAACGGCTGGTGGGGATGATGTTCCTTCCATGCCTTTGGAGGACCTGCTTGCTGATCTTGAGCTAAGTGATGGAGAGGAGGAAAATGATGATGCTGGTAGCATGATGGAGTGA